A section of the Microbacterium forte genome encodes:
- a CDS encoding response regulator: protein MRAADMPQDAPRVLVVDDDPDVALLVKTVLERRAGCEVAVAHDGQSAVERLETFTPDVVVTDIEMPGLDGLELLAELRRNDPLLPVIVMTAHVSVEYAVSALRAQADEFLTKPLDNLKLVEAVQRLATEGRARREAGRTKEVVLAIGAHPDDVEIGVGGILAAHAQAGDSITILTLSRGARGGDADSRQHESLASAEILNARLFVKDLVDTEISGGGATVRLIEEVVQEVQPTIVYTHSSNDRHQDHRAVSEATIAATRRVGTVACYQSPSATIDFRPTRFVRIDQYIAQKLRLLECFGSQTATRDYLDPDFVTATARYWSRFGGGAAVEPLEVVRETAEFIGAHELTRRES, encoded by the coding sequence ATGAGAGCCGCAGATATGCCCCAGGATGCTCCCCGCGTCCTCGTCGTCGATGACGACCCTGACGTCGCCCTGCTCGTGAAGACCGTGCTCGAGAGGCGGGCCGGCTGTGAGGTCGCGGTCGCGCACGACGGACAGTCTGCCGTCGAGCGACTCGAGACCTTCACCCCTGACGTCGTCGTCACCGACATCGAGATGCCCGGTCTCGACGGCCTCGAGCTGTTGGCAGAGCTGCGTCGCAATGATCCCCTGCTGCCTGTGATCGTGATGACCGCGCACGTCTCGGTCGAGTACGCGGTGTCGGCCCTGCGCGCGCAGGCCGACGAGTTCCTCACGAAGCCGCTCGACAATCTGAAGCTCGTCGAGGCCGTGCAGCGGCTGGCGACCGAGGGTCGCGCGCGACGTGAAGCCGGCCGCACCAAAGAGGTCGTGCTCGCCATCGGCGCGCACCCCGACGATGTCGAGATCGGCGTGGGCGGGATCCTCGCGGCGCACGCCCAGGCCGGCGACTCGATCACCATCCTCACCCTCTCGCGCGGTGCGCGCGGTGGAGACGCCGACAGTCGGCAGCACGAGTCGCTCGCCTCGGCCGAGATCCTCAACGCGCGCCTGTTCGTCAAAGACCTCGTGGACACCGAGATCTCCGGCGGCGGTGCCACCGTGCGGTTGATCGAGGAGGTCGTTCAGGAGGTGCAGCCGACGATCGTCTACACCCACTCGTCCAACGACCGTCACCAGGATCACCGCGCCGTGAGCGAGGCGACGATCGCCGCGACCCGCAGGGTCGGCACCGTCGCCTGCTACCAGAGCCCCTCGGCCACCATCGACTTCCGTCCGACGCGCTTCGTGCGGATCGATCAGTACATCGCTCAGAAGCTGCGCCTGCTCGAGTGCTTCGGCTCGCAGACGGCGACGCGCGACTACCTGGACCCCGACTTCGTGACGGCCACCGCTCGATACTGGTCGCGCTTCGGCGGCGGAGCGGCCGTGGAGCCGCTCGAGGTCGTGCGCGAGACCGCCGAGTTCATCGGCGCCCACGAGCTCACTCGAAGGGAGAGCTGA
- the guaB gene encoding IMP dehydrogenase, producing the protein MDQHDPFGFVGLTYDDVLLLPGHTDVIPSEADTSSRITRRISVATPLLSSAMDTVTESRMAIAMAREGGIGILHRNLSIADQAAHVDRVKRSESGMITDPITTSPDATVEEVDALCAKYRISGLPVVDADGRLVGIITNRDMRFVSGFERQTTFVKDVMTSEGLVTAPVGVAAGEVIALFAHHRVEKLPLIDDDGRLAGLITIKDFDKSEKYPLATKDDQGRLRVGAAIGFFGDAWERAEALRDAGVDVLVVDTANGQSQGVIDLVKRLKADESFAHIDVIGGNVATREGAQALVDAGVDAVKVGVGPGSICTTRVVAGVGVPQVTAVYEASLAARPAGVPVIADGGLQYSGDIAKALVAGADAVMLGSLLAGTDESPGEIVFQSGKQFKQYRGMGSLGAMQTRGKQTSYSKDRYFQADVPSDDKLIPEGIEGQVPYRGPVGAVAYQLVGGLRQSMFYVGARTIEELKQRGKFVRITAAGLKESHPHDVQIVVEAPNYKR; encoded by the coding sequence ATGGACCAGCACGACCCCTTCGGCTTCGTCGGACTCACGTACGACGACGTGCTGCTCCTCCCGGGGCACACCGACGTCATCCCCAGCGAGGCCGACACCTCGTCGCGGATCACCCGCCGGATCTCGGTCGCGACACCGCTGCTGTCCAGCGCGATGGACACCGTCACCGAGTCTCGGATGGCCATCGCGATGGCACGAGAGGGCGGCATCGGCATCCTGCACCGCAACCTCTCGATCGCCGATCAGGCCGCGCACGTCGACCGCGTCAAGCGCAGCGAGTCGGGCATGATCACCGACCCGATCACGACGTCGCCGGACGCGACCGTCGAAGAGGTCGACGCGCTCTGCGCCAAGTACCGCATCTCGGGCCTTCCTGTCGTCGACGCCGACGGCCGCCTCGTCGGCATCATCACCAACCGCGACATGCGGTTCGTGTCGGGTTTCGAGCGTCAGACCACCTTCGTGAAGGACGTCATGACGTCGGAGGGCCTCGTCACCGCACCGGTGGGCGTGGCCGCAGGCGAGGTCATCGCGCTCTTCGCGCACCACCGCGTCGAGAAGCTGCCGCTCATCGACGACGACGGCAGGCTCGCCGGCCTCATCACCATCAAGGACTTCGACAAGAGCGAGAAGTACCCGCTGGCGACGAAGGACGACCAGGGGCGCCTGCGCGTCGGCGCGGCCATCGGATTCTTCGGAGACGCCTGGGAGCGCGCGGAGGCGCTGCGCGATGCCGGCGTCGACGTGCTCGTGGTCGACACGGCCAACGGCCAGTCTCAGGGCGTGATCGACCTCGTCAAGCGGCTCAAGGCCGACGAGAGCTTCGCGCACATCGATGTGATCGGCGGAAACGTCGCGACCCGCGAGGGCGCTCAGGCGCTCGTCGACGCGGGCGTCGACGCCGTCAAGGTCGGCGTCGGACCCGGCTCCATCTGCACCACCCGTGTCGTCGCGGGCGTCGGCGTGCCCCAGGTCACCGCCGTGTACGAGGCATCGCTCGCGGCACGCCCCGCCGGTGTGCCCGTGATCGCCGACGGCGGACTGCAGTACTCGGGCGACATCGCCAAGGCCCTTGTCGCCGGTGCTGACGCCGTGATGCTGGGCTCGCTGCTCGCCGGCACTGACGAATCGCCGGGCGAGATCGTGTTCCAGTCGGGCAAGCAGTTCAAGCAGTACCGCGGAATGGGCTCGCTCGGAGCGATGCAGACACGAGGCAAGCAGACCTCGTATTCCAAGGACCGCTACTTCCAGGCCGACGTGCCGAGCGACGACAAGCTCATCCCCGAGGGCATCGAGGGTCAGGTGCCGTATCGCGGTCCTGTCGGGGCCGTCGCCTACCAGCTCGTCGGCGGGCTGCGCCAGTCGATGTTCTACGTCGGTGCGCGCACCATCGAAGAGCTCAAGCAGCGCGGCAAGTTCGTGCGCATCACCGCGGCAGGGCTCAAGGAGTCGCACCCGCACGACGTGCAGATCGTGGTCGAGGCGCCGAACTACAAGCGCTGA
- a CDS encoding branched-chain amino acid ABC transporter permease: MRWVIILLASLLAIAFLWLQPPAAASAEETDDGQEITDFYFAGVITFDDDPVEGVVMTIEGGGFEGETETDAEGKWRLYVPEKDTYTLTVDEETLPDGVIVDAAQLPEGTQPIAGTTASFEVEFGLTGTKILNLFLGEGERMTTSFIDQLLSRLVGGLNFGLLLALASMGAALIYGTTRLSNFAHAEMVTWGGLVALVTTSFWHLPLWLGIIAAVIGGGLFGWALDAGIWRPLRRRGLGVVQLMIVSIGLSLALRYAFQYMIGGGTRQLPGASPEPFRFGPISLSYIDLIGIVVSIVVIVGVAFFLTRTRIGKATRAISDNPQLAAASGIDVDKVVRYVWILSGTLAAISGILWAYFRPGVKWDMGMQMLLLIFAAITLGGLGTAFGALVGSLIVGIAVEVSTLWIPSDLKYASALVVLIVILLVRPQGLLGRRERLG; encoded by the coding sequence ATGCGGTGGGTCATCATCCTGCTCGCGTCGCTCCTCGCCATCGCTTTCCTGTGGTTGCAGCCTCCTGCAGCGGCCTCCGCCGAAGAGACGGACGACGGGCAGGAGATCACCGACTTCTACTTCGCCGGCGTCATCACCTTCGACGACGACCCGGTCGAAGGCGTCGTCATGACGATCGAGGGCGGCGGCTTCGAGGGCGAGACCGAGACCGACGCAGAGGGCAAGTGGCGCCTGTACGTGCCTGAGAAGGACACCTACACGCTCACCGTCGACGAGGAGACGCTCCCCGACGGTGTGATCGTCGACGCGGCGCAGCTGCCGGAGGGCACTCAGCCCATCGCCGGCACGACGGCGTCGTTCGAGGTCGAGTTCGGTCTGACCGGCACCAAGATCCTCAACCTCTTCCTCGGCGAGGGCGAGAGGATGACGACGTCCTTCATCGATCAGCTCCTCTCGCGTCTCGTGGGCGGTCTGAACTTCGGTCTGCTGCTCGCACTCGCCTCGATGGGCGCCGCGCTCATCTACGGCACCACCCGGCTGTCGAACTTCGCGCACGCCGAGATGGTCACCTGGGGCGGCCTGGTCGCCCTCGTGACGACGAGCTTCTGGCATCTGCCGCTGTGGCTCGGGATCATCGCGGCTGTCATCGGCGGCGGCCTCTTCGGCTGGGCACTGGACGCCGGCATCTGGCGTCCGCTGCGAAGACGAGGGCTCGGGGTCGTGCAGCTGATGATCGTCAGCATCGGCCTGTCCCTCGCCCTGCGCTACGCCTTCCAGTACATGATCGGCGGCGGCACCCGCCAGCTTCCCGGTGCCAGCCCCGAGCCCTTCCGGTTCGGTCCGATCTCGCTGTCGTACATCGACCTGATCGGAATCGTCGTCAGCATCGTCGTGATCGTCGGGGTCGCGTTCTTCCTCACACGCACCCGCATCGGCAAGGCCACCAGGGCGATCTCCGACAACCCGCAGCTCGCGGCCGCGTCGGGCATCGACGTCGACAAGGTCGTTCGCTACGTCTGGATCCTGTCCGGCACCCTCGCGGCGATCTCCGGCATCCTCTGGGCGTACTTCCGCCCCGGTGTGAAGTGGGACATGGGCATGCAGATGCTGCTGCTCATCTTCGCCGCCATCACCCTCGGCGGCCTCGGCACCGCGTTCGGCGCGCTCGTCGGCTCCCTCATCGTCGGCATCGCGGTCGAGGTCTCCACCCTCTGGATCCCCTCGGATCTGAAGTATGCGAGCGCCCTGGTCGTGCTCATCGTGATCCTCCTCGTCAGACCGCAGGGCCTGCTGGGACGCAGGGAAAGGTTGGGCTGA
- a CDS encoding branched-chain amino acid ABC transporter permease yields MDFGSIFSNTAAYLFSPVTLAYALAATGLAVHFGYAGLLNFGMAAFMAIGGYGYAISVLTFGLPWWIGMLIGLLGGALFAVLLGIPTLRLRADYLAIATIAAGEIVRLLFTTQIFDEYTNSADGLAQFNGGFRDANPFPPGTYGFGPWTYSANDLWNRVFGLLVLLVAILLVWSLMRSPWGRVLKGIREDEDAVRSLGKNVFAYKMQALVVGGVIGAAGGIVFVLPSAVVPGSYTTSLTFFLWTALLLGGAATVFGPTLGAILFWVVFAFMANLLPSMAKAGILPMSDSQASTLVFIFVGIALMLLVIFRPQGILGDKREMTFVK; encoded by the coding sequence ATGGACTTCGGAAGCATCTTCTCGAACACAGCCGCTTATCTGTTCAGCCCCGTCACCCTGGCGTACGCTCTGGCGGCGACCGGTCTGGCCGTGCACTTCGGATACGCGGGACTCCTCAACTTCGGTATGGCCGCCTTCATGGCCATCGGCGGGTACGGCTACGCCATCTCGGTGCTGACCTTCGGTCTCCCCTGGTGGATCGGCATGCTGATCGGCCTGCTCGGCGGCGCGCTGTTCGCCGTCCTCCTCGGCATCCCGACGCTGCGGCTGCGAGCCGACTACCTCGCCATCGCGACGATCGCGGCCGGTGAGATCGTGCGGCTGCTCTTCACCACCCAGATCTTCGACGAGTACACCAACTCGGCCGACGGTCTCGCGCAGTTCAACGGCGGGTTCCGCGACGCCAACCCCTTCCCACCGGGCACCTACGGGTTCGGGCCGTGGACCTACAGCGCGAACGACCTGTGGAACCGCGTGTTCGGACTCCTCGTGCTGCTCGTCGCGATCCTGCTGGTCTGGTCGCTCATGCGCAGCCCGTGGGGGCGCGTGCTCAAGGGCATCCGTGAGGACGAGGACGCCGTGCGCTCGCTCGGCAAGAACGTCTTCGCCTACAAGATGCAGGCGCTCGTGGTCGGTGGTGTGATCGGCGCGGCCGGAGGGATCGTGTTCGTCCTCCCGTCGGCTGTGGTCCCCGGCAGCTACACGACCTCGCTCACGTTCTTCCTGTGGACCGCCCTGCTGCTCGGTGGAGCAGCCACGGTGTTCGGCCCGACGCTGGGCGCGATCCTCTTCTGGGTCGTGTTCGCGTTCATGGCCAACCTGCTGCCGTCCATGGCGAAGGCGGGAATCCTGCCGATGTCCGACAGCCAGGCCTCGACCCTGGTGTTCATCTTCGTCGGCATCGCCCTGATGCTGCTCGTGATCTTCCGACCTCAGGGCATCCTCGGAGACAAGAGGGAGATGACCTTTGTCAAATGA
- a CDS encoding ABC transporter ATP-binding protein, which produces MRRPKTTGLAKGPAAPGVPKVDPILVADAVQRRFGGLTAVDVDHVEIPRGAITALIGPNGAGKTTLFNLLCGFDKPNAGTWSFDGVSLSGVPSFKVARMGQVRTFQLTKSLSLLTVLENMKLGAPGQRGEGFWSSLFPFLWRKQDQEIEGKARELLARFKLDAKEKDFAASLSGGQRKLLEMARALMSDPTLVMLDEPMAGVNPALTQSLLDHILDLKGLGMTVLFVEHDMHMVRHIADWVVVMAEGRIVAEGPPDEVMEDPAVVDAYLGAHQDLDLGAVTGRIPVIENAAAAKLREQIEAEAEAELEATSTRDSDQKGTA; this is translated from the coding sequence ATCCGACGCCCCAAGACCACCGGTCTCGCGAAGGGCCCCGCGGCCCCCGGCGTGCCGAAGGTCGACCCGATCCTCGTGGCAGACGCCGTGCAGCGACGCTTCGGCGGCCTGACCGCCGTCGACGTCGATCACGTCGAGATCCCGCGTGGCGCGATCACCGCGCTGATCGGTCCGAACGGCGCGGGCAAGACGACGCTGTTCAACCTGCTGTGCGGGTTCGACAAACCCAACGCAGGCACCTGGTCGTTCGACGGGGTGAGCCTCTCGGGCGTCCCCTCGTTCAAGGTGGCGCGCATGGGACAGGTGCGCACGTTCCAGCTGACCAAGTCGCTGTCGCTCCTCACGGTGCTCGAGAACATGAAGCTCGGGGCTCCGGGGCAGCGCGGCGAGGGCTTCTGGTCGAGCCTCTTCCCGTTCCTGTGGCGCAAGCAGGACCAGGAGATCGAGGGCAAGGCGCGCGAGCTGCTCGCCCGCTTCAAGCTCGACGCCAAGGAGAAGGACTTCGCCGCATCGCTCTCGGGCGGGCAGCGCAAGCTCCTCGAGATGGCCCGCGCTCTGATGAGCGACCCGACCCTGGTGATGCTCGACGAGCCGATGGCCGGTGTCAACCCGGCCCTCACGCAGTCGCTGCTCGACCACATCCTCGATCTCAAGGGCCTCGGGATGACCGTGCTGTTCGTCGAGCACGACATGCACATGGTCCGCCACATCGCGGACTGGGTCGTGGTCATGGCGGAGGGTCGCATCGTCGCCGAGGGACCCCCGGACGAGGTCATGGAAGACCCCGCGGTGGTCGACGCCTACCTCGGCGCGCACCAGGATCTCGATCTCGGTGCCGTCACCGGTCGCATCCCCGTGATCGAGAATGCCGCAGCCGCCAAGCTCCGCGAGCAGATCG